From Pagrus major chromosome 9, Pma_NU_1.0, the proteins below share one genomic window:
- the LOC141002644 gene encoding FAST kinase domain-containing protein 3, mitochondrial-like: MKSIACISSSVRAACQHTSTCLPLHRALILCSPAGRCSNVDFACKRQEPCVTGVRNFHGTHVNTAVVQQVSAEPPLSHVPIPGKREDDLTVYQLGRRVPPAAALRPAPHLSPYSPYTKPQSEAAALVNMQSLFEGEVIPELCSRLADFPSSDRAEGLATLLGACVEFGLDAHSPLVRRLINECLQLLSKRDIEVKQLCHLGKVAHTLEGGQSGLVTEVLDSVGVAVADDVVSPSEAVRLYSLLALCRDPANQQHTRTLYTLHRHTKRLVQKLTAGQVSEILQFLVKLQQRQSISLVTRLSHRASRVFKAFTDKEVVKVLSALVILGQHDEQLLAAMEKHLPGRLEKGDPELISTVMEYCLQTRCRSEPIFEAVAENFVSQGETHTTLQIAKQIVAMGRLNYLPQCSSQMFKKLESILSTRFSQFQPRSLIQVLHACIHLERFPLNYTSKVFSPYFLQRLQVQGEPLDKNALGQLTQLNLSASLECSYYRGPRLPCVLHVKKFSSVDHAFETPMDSLLYKQVKGPLTELLGGHFYSTKVFTHGGYTIDVEICLDERGYVLPLSQWDYTYRRIALCLDGPTRFCSNTQHLLGKEATKRRHLRRMGYEVVQIPYFEFEKLGTLESRVQYLHNKIFPTIFKFKHRS, translated from the exons ATGAAGTCCATCGCTTGCATCTCCTCGTCTGTCAGAGCAGCCTGTCAGCACACCTCAACGTGTCTTCCTCTTCATCGTGCTTTAATTCTCTGCAGTCCGGCGGGCAGATGCTCTAATGTGGATTTTGCTTGCAAAAGGCAAGAGCCGTGCGTAACCGGCGTGCGTAATTTCCATGGCACGCACGTGAACACCGCAGTGGTCCAGCAGGTGAGCGCAGAGCCCCCCCTCAGCCATGTGCCCATACCAGGGAAAAGAGAGGATGATCTGACAGTGTACCAGCTCGGAAGACGTGTGccacctgcagctgctctgaGACCAGCCCCACACCTCTCTCCATACAGCCCCTACACCAAACCACAGAGCGAAGCAGCTGCATTGGTCAACATGCAGTCTCTGTTTGAAGGGGAGGTGATCCCTGAGCTGTGCTCCAGGCTGGCAGACTTCCCCAGCAGCGACAGGGCAGAGGGACTGGCAACTTTACTCGGAGCATGTGTTGAGTTTGGCCTTGACGCACACAGCCCTCTAGTCCGCAGGCTGATAAATGAgtgcctgcagctcctctccaaaAGGGACATCGAGGTGAAGCAGCTCTGCCACCTGGGTAAGGTGGCTCACACCCTGGAAGGCGGCCAGTCAGGTCTGGTCACAGAGGTCCTGGACTCTGTAGGTGTCGCAGTGGCGGATGATGTTGTCTCTCCCAGTGAGGCTGTCAGATTGTACTCCCTGCTGGCTCTGTGTCGCGATCCTGCCAACCAgcagcacacacgcacactgtacACTTTGCACAGGCACACGAAGAGGCTGGTGCAAAAGCTGACAGCGGGACAAGTCAGCGAGATACTGCAGTTCCTTGTGAAGTTACAGCAGAGGCAG TCCATTTCCCTGGTGACGAGGCTGAGTCACAGGGCATCGCGAGTGTTCAAAGCTTTCACCGACAAAGAAGTCGTGAAGGTGCTCTCTGCGCTGGTGATCCTGGGGCAGCATGATGAACAGCTCCTGGCTGCTATGGAGAAACACCTGCCAG ggcggCTGGAAAAGGGCGATCCAGAGCTGATCAGCACCGTCATGGAGTACTGCCTGCAAACGAGGTGCCGCTCCGAGCCGATCTTCGAGGCTGTGGCTGAGAACTTTGTGTCCCAGGGTGAAACGCACACCACCCTTCAGATCGCCAAACAGATTGTCGCCATGGGGAGACTCAACTATCTGCCACAG TGCTCCAGCCAGatgtttaagaagctggagagCATTTTGTCAACAAGGTTTTCCCAGTTCCAGCCTCGCTCCCTGATCCAGGTGTTGCACGCCTGCATCCACCTGGAACGCTTCCCGCTCAACTACACGTCCAAGGTCTTCAGCCCGTACTTCCTGCAGAGGCTCCAAG TCCAGGGGGAGCCATTGGACAAGAACGCACTGGGACAACTGACACAGCTAAATCTCTCCGCCTCATTAGAATGCAGTTACTACAGG GGTCCCAGACTGCCCTGCGTCCTCCATGTGAAGAAGTTCTCCTCTGTGGACCATGCCTTTGAGACACCTATGGACAGTCTTCTGTATAAACAAGTCAAAGGGCCACTTACAGAACTGCTGGGGGGACATTTTTACTCCACCAAGGTCTTTACTCACGGTGGATACACTATAG atgtGGAAATATGCCTGGATGAGAGGGGATATGTTCTGCCTCTGTCTCAGTGGGATTACACTTACAGAAG GATAGCACTGTGTTTGGATGGTCCGACCCGTTTCTGCAGCAACACACAACACCTGCTGGGGAAGGAAGCCACTAAAAGGAGACACCTCCGCAGGATGGGCTACGAGGTGGTGCAG ATCCCGTACTTTGAATTTGAGAAGCTGGGAACTTTGGAGAGTCGGGTCCAGTATCTTCACAACAAGATCTTTCCCACCATCTTCAAGTTCAAACACAGATCTTAA